One part of the Chryseobacterium mulctrae genome encodes these proteins:
- a CDS encoding helix-turn-helix domain-containing protein yields the protein MNTGRIIKKIREDKGLMQKLLSAHLEIGNSNYNKLENGHRDLSVNELLKLSKFFNLTTDQILNYENIIPEEVTIEDKPDFEKLHLINQLDEEDRSMIFKMVDKMLTTKKFKDFFNKNVAAL from the coding sequence ATGAACACAGGAAGAATCATCAAAAAAATAAGAGAAGATAAAGGATTGATGCAGAAACTTCTTTCTGCACACTTAGAAATTGGCAACAGTAATTACAATAAGCTGGAAAACGGTCACAGAGATTTATCTGTAAATGAACTTCTAAAGCTTTCTAAATTTTTTAATCTTACCACAGACCAAATTCTGAACTACGAAAATATTATTCCTGAAGAAGTAACTATCGAAGATAAACCCGATTTTGAGAAGCTACATTTAATAAACCAATTGGACGAAGAAGACAGAAGTATGATTTTTAAAATGGTAGATAAAATGCTTACCACCAAAAAATTTAAAGACTTCTTTAATAAAAATGTAGCCGCTTTATAA
- a CDS encoding HYC_CC_PP family protein — translation MKKLLVIFLSLFYLALASGFAQYAHLCKGMASKVYSFSNTQDQNQDKPCSLCSAKDKDLKEKKKNCCKNEAKLVKVNDSVKKQFNFDFSVKFWGDAIPNKMLGAVFDVESILLKTEKNTTYSSSKVPIHGNPLYILHCVYRI, via the coding sequence ATGAAAAAACTACTTGTCATATTTCTTTCCCTGTTTTATTTGGCATTGGCTTCAGGCTTTGCCCAATATGCACATTTGTGCAAAGGAATGGCAAGCAAAGTTTATAGTTTTTCCAATACACAGGACCAAAATCAGGACAAACCTTGTTCGCTTTGTTCAGCGAAAGATAAAGATTTAAAAGAAAAAAAGAAGAACTGTTGCAAGAATGAAGCAAAGCTTGTAAAAGTAAATGACAGCGTTAAAAAGCAGTTTAATTTTGATTTTTCGGTAAAATTTTGGGGTGATGCTATTCCGAACAAAATGTTGGGAGCGGTTTTTGACGTCGAATCCATCCTTTTAAAAACTGAAAAAAACACAACTTATTCTTCTTCGAAAGTCCCTATTCATGGCAATCCTCTTTACATTTTACATTGCGTTTATAGAATTTGA
- the bioA gene encoding adenosylmethionine--8-amino-7-oxononanoate transaminase: protein MNLQERDKAVNWHPYTQMKTADDAIPIVKGKGVYLFDDKGNKYIDAVSSWWVTLHGHAHPYIAQRVSEQLNTLEQVIFAGFTHEPAIELSENLLKLLPQNQQKVFYSDNGSTAVEVALKMCIQHAYNQGKEKTKILAFKNAYHGDTFGAMSVSGRSVWTKPFGEMLFEVIFIDTPTSENIEDLKAQISTYQDEVVCFIYEPLIQGAAGMLMYNAEDLNELMKFCRSKEILMIQDEVFTGFGRTGKLFAANYLSEKPDIMCFSKGLTGGTMPMGITTCSNEIYNAFLSDDKYKTLFHGHSFTANPLACTAALASMELLLNDETQQNIQRISGQHFSFSKVVKEHPKVENVRQTGTILAWEIKNDHKTSYFNEIGKKVYDEFLSRGIVMRPLGNVMYLVPPYCISAEELNFIYENILEVLNYF from the coding sequence ATGAATTTACAAGAGCGAGACAAGGCTGTCAATTGGCATCCTTATACGCAAATGAAAACTGCAGATGATGCTATTCCGATCGTTAAAGGAAAAGGAGTTTACCTTTTTGATGATAAAGGAAATAAATACATTGACGCCGTTTCTTCATGGTGGGTGACGCTTCACGGTCATGCGCATCCTTACATTGCACAACGAGTTTCTGAACAGTTAAATACTTTAGAGCAGGTTATTTTTGCGGGTTTTACCCATGAACCGGCGATTGAGCTTTCTGAAAATTTACTAAAACTTCTTCCTCAAAATCAGCAGAAAGTTTTCTATTCTGATAACGGATCGACCGCTGTGGAAGTTGCTTTGAAAATGTGTATTCAGCATGCTTACAACCAGGGAAAAGAAAAGACAAAAATTTTAGCATTTAAAAACGCTTATCACGGCGATACTTTCGGGGCAATGTCGGTGAGCGGAAGAAGTGTTTGGACGAAACCTTTCGGAGAAATGTTATTTGAAGTCATTTTTATTGATACTCCTACTTCTGAAAATATTGAAGATCTCAAAGCCCAAATTTCAACGTATCAGGATGAAGTCGTTTGCTTTATTTACGAACCCCTCATTCAGGGAGCTGCAGGAATGCTGATGTACAATGCTGAAGATCTGAATGAATTGATGAAATTTTGCAGATCAAAGGAAATTCTAATGATTCAAGATGAGGTTTTTACCGGCTTTGGAAGAACAGGGAAATTGTTTGCAGCTAATTATCTTTCAGAAAAGCCAGATATTATGTGTTTTTCTAAAGGTTTGACGGGCGGAACGATGCCTATGGGAATTACAACTTGTTCAAATGAGATTTACAATGCTTTTTTGTCTGATGATAAATATAAAACGTTGTTTCACGGGCATTCTTTTACAGCAAATCCGTTAGCTTGTACTGCAGCTTTGGCAAGTATGGAGCTTTTATTAAATGACGAAACTCAACAAAATATTCAGCGAATTTCGGGGCAACATTTTAGTTTTTCAAAAGTTGTAAAAGAACATCCGAAAGTTGAAAACGTACGACAAACCGGGACTATTTTAGCCTGGGAAATTAAAAATGATCATAAAACTTCTTATTTTAATGAGATAGGAAAAAAAGTGTATGATGAATTTCTGTCGAGGGGAATTGTTATGCGTCCGTTAGGAAATGTGATGTATTTAGTTCCGCCTTATTGTATCAGTGCAGAAGAATTAAATTTTATTTATGAGAATATTTTAGAAGTACTAAATTATTTTTAG
- a CDS encoding DUF6443 domain-containing protein, which produces MKKILIPIGALFLCGSTHAQLSPTENYVYSKTYLDYDANNQSTKTSETVQYFDGLGRPKQTVNIKASPLQRDLVSHITYDGFGRQALDYLPVPQNGTANGAIVTNPLANAPNTPYGSEKIYAEKVFENSPLDRVLEQKQVGTAWNDKPVKFNYDANIAGEVMKFTTATTWENNATKSIAFNGGTYGTAQLYKNTVTDEDGNKTIEFKNGQGQVLLVRKVLSATENADTYYVYNEYNQLTCVVPPKAIRDLEDQGFADGEEMYSDVLSHLCYEYRYDSRNRLAEKKLPGKGWEYMVYDKADRLVATQDAVMSPSHKWLFTKYDKFGRVVYTGISIDNGDRNAVQTWITNTYGINTETAGTYTQSGMQIPYGNTAYPQNIESILSVNYYDTYPPYTPSFTPTVTNLPLLTDDSSLNISTKSLPVASYVKNIEDDEWTKNYTWYDIKGRAIGSHSINHLGGYTKTESELDFSGTPKMAVTRHKRLDGDTERVITENFTYDHQNRLLTHTHQVDNNAVEYLTQNKYNELSQLEYKKVGGTSSNIPLQQVDYAYNIRGWMTQINNPNDLNNGDLFGYAIKYTNPENTNLSTGRFNGNIAEIDWKTSTNPNDNKRRYSYTYDGLNRLQQGIYSEPGSSLISNDYYNEQLTYDLNGNIATLKRFSQPYSGTIAEKIDDLIYNYTGNRLDKITLPAGVVNNYSGYNALQNVITYDSNGNMIKHLDKGIQKITYNFLNLPTYIGDEALPFPKGSGYIYRADGAKLKKTYSYKKIGDFGTIKYSQKVTDYLDGFQYLLEGFSLTCIGCPEPSPTLQFVPTSEGYFDYVKNKYIYNYSDHLGNTRLSYFHNGSSIEVLEENNYYPFGLKHEGYNALAGNTNYNYKYQGQELQETGFYSFKWRNYMPDVGRFFNVDPLSEKYTYQSHYNFSENKVTSHRELEGLEAVPADNFNKNQSTLVVLGLGRANGPKGDGVGSGTNTLYSNLPKDLQTDGALASLQNNLSSNIAVATYTGTDSGLAGTHMAETIGNYRSVNPDGKVIMIGHSLGATDVLQAANSTTENINLVLTMEPVSVNAGGGVATSGSPYSRSLGANVQNIISLSADPNMFTGGGGSKTVKGQNSIKTTMPGTKHDNIDDSMAPYLKHLIQRTDQGVNPVKWFQNVNWNNFTPQSNVRTGNQEKKGTGSGS; this is translated from the coding sequence ATGAAAAAAATACTCATCCCTATAGGAGCTTTATTTTTATGTGGCTCAACACATGCACAATTAAGCCCAACAGAGAATTATGTTTATTCAAAAACATATCTTGACTATGATGCAAATAATCAGTCTACTAAAACCTCTGAAACCGTTCAGTATTTCGATGGTTTAGGTAGACCTAAACAGACTGTCAATATCAAAGCATCTCCGCTGCAGAGAGACTTAGTCTCTCATATCACATATGATGGATTTGGGAGACAGGCTTTGGATTACCTCCCTGTTCCGCAAAATGGAACAGCTAATGGAGCTATCGTAACCAACCCTTTAGCTAATGCTCCTAATACACCTTATGGCTCAGAAAAAATCTATGCAGAGAAAGTCTTTGAAAACTCCCCTTTAGACAGGGTTTTAGAACAAAAACAGGTTGGTACAGCATGGAATGATAAGCCTGTAAAATTCAATTATGACGCCAATATTGCTGGGGAAGTAATGAAGTTTACCACTGCAACAACTTGGGAGAACAATGCAACTAAGTCAATTGCTTTTAATGGTGGAACTTATGGTACTGCTCAACTCTATAAAAATACGGTTACGGATGAAGATGGAAACAAAACCATTGAATTCAAAAACGGTCAAGGTCAGGTACTTCTTGTGAGAAAGGTACTGAGTGCTACTGAAAACGCAGATACTTACTATGTTTACAATGAGTACAATCAGCTTACATGTGTAGTTCCGCCAAAGGCTATAAGAGATTTGGAAGATCAAGGTTTTGCAGACGGTGAAGAAATGTATTCGGATGTTTTAAGTCATCTATGCTACGAGTACCGATATGACAGCCGAAACAGATTGGCAGAAAAAAAACTTCCTGGAAAAGGCTGGGAATATATGGTGTATGATAAAGCAGACCGATTGGTAGCAACACAAGATGCAGTTATGAGTCCATCACACAAATGGCTGTTCACTAAGTATGATAAGTTTGGCAGGGTTGTATATACGGGAATCTCGATTGATAATGGCGACAGAAATGCTGTGCAGACCTGGATTACGAATACCTACGGAATTAATACAGAAACGGCGGGAACATATACTCAAAGCGGTATGCAGATACCCTATGGTAATACTGCATATCCTCAAAATATAGAAAGTATACTCTCAGTTAATTATTATGATACCTATCCTCCATATACACCATCATTTACTCCTACAGTGACTAATCTACCATTGTTGACGGATGATTCAAGTTTAAATATCAGTACCAAAAGTTTACCAGTTGCATCTTATGTGAAAAACATTGAAGATGATGAGTGGACAAAGAATTACACTTGGTATGATATAAAAGGAAGAGCGATCGGAAGTCATTCTATCAATCATTTGGGAGGCTACACGAAAACGGAATCTGAGCTTGATTTTTCAGGAACTCCCAAGATGGCAGTAACCCGACATAAAAGACTGGATGGTGATACCGAAAGAGTGATTACAGAAAATTTCACTTACGATCATCAAAACAGATTATTAACCCATACCCATCAGGTTGATAATAATGCTGTGGAATATCTTACTCAGAATAAATACAATGAACTTTCTCAGTTAGAGTATAAAAAGGTTGGCGGAACAAGTTCAAACATACCTTTGCAGCAGGTAGATTATGCTTATAACATCAGAGGTTGGATGACGCAGATTAATAATCCGAATGACTTAAATAATGGAGACCTTTTCGGATATGCAATAAAATATACCAATCCAGAAAATACAAATCTTTCAACAGGTAGATTCAATGGTAATATTGCGGAGATTGACTGGAAAACATCAACAAATCCTAATGATAACAAACGTAGATATTCTTACACTTATGACGGACTAAACAGACTCCAACAAGGAATCTACTCAGAACCCGGATCATCACTTATCAGCAATGATTATTATAACGAGCAGCTTACCTATGACCTCAATGGAAATATTGCTACTTTAAAAAGATTTTCACAACCTTATTCAGGGACCATTGCCGAGAAAATTGATGATTTGATTTACAATTATACAGGCAACCGTTTGGATAAAATAACACTTCCTGCAGGTGTCGTGAATAACTATTCAGGGTACAATGCTTTACAGAATGTTATTACTTATGATTCCAATGGAAATATGATTAAGCATTTGGATAAAGGTATTCAGAAGATTACCTACAACTTTCTGAATTTACCCACCTATATTGGAGATGAAGCACTGCCATTCCCAAAAGGATCTGGGTATATATATAGAGCTGATGGTGCAAAATTAAAGAAAACATACTCCTACAAAAAGATTGGTGATTTTGGGACAATAAAATATAGCCAGAAAGTAACAGATTATCTCGATGGTTTTCAGTACTTACTAGAAGGGTTCTCGCTCACATGTATTGGATGTCCTGAACCTTCTCCAACTTTACAGTTTGTACCAACATCAGAAGGCTATTTTGATTATGTAAAAAATAAGTATATTTACAATTACAGCGATCATTTGGGAAATACAAGGTTAAGTTATTTTCACAATGGCAGCAGCATAGAAGTTCTTGAAGAAAACAATTATTATCCTTTTGGGTTGAAGCATGAAGGTTATAATGCTTTGGCGGGAAATACCAATTACAACTACAAGTACCAAGGACAAGAATTACAGGAGACTGGTTTTTACTCGTTTAAGTGGAGAAATTATATGCCCGATGTGGGAAGATTCTTTAATGTTGATCCGCTGTCAGAAAAGTATACATATCAGTCTCATTATAATTTTTCTGAAAATAAAGTTACGTCTCACAGAGAACTAGAAGGATTAGAAGCCGTTCCTGCCGATAATTTTAATAAGAATCAATCTACTTTGGTTGTCTTAGGTTTAGGAAGAGCCAATGGACCAAAGGGAGATGGTGTTGGTAGTGGAACAAATACATTATACTCTAACCTTCCCAAGGATCTTCAAACAGATGGAGCTTTGGCAAGTCTTCAAAACAATTTAAGTAGCAATATAGCCGTTGCAACTTATACAGGAACCGATAGTGGCTTAGCTGGTACTCATATGGCTGAAACTATAGGAAACTATAGAAGTGTAAATCCTGATGGTAAGGTAATAATGATAGGACACAGTTTAGGGGCTACAGACGTTCTTCAAGCTGCTAATTCTACCACAGAAAATATAAATTTAGTTCTAACAATGGAGCCTGTCTCTGTAAATGCAGGAGGTGGCGTTGCAACTAGCGGAAGTCCATATTCTAGAAGCTTAGGTGCAAATGTTCAGAATATTATTAGCTTAAGTGCTGATCCCAATATGTTTACTGGTGGTGGTGGTTCAAAGACTGTTAAAGGTCAAAACTCTATAAAGACAACAATGCCTGGAACAAAACACGATAATATTGATGATTCTATGGCTCCTTATTTAAAGCATTTAATTCAACGAACCGATCAAGGCGTTAATCCAGTAAAATGGTTTCAAAATGTTAATTGGAATAATTTTACACCTCAGTCAAATGTTCGAACAGGAAATCAAGAAAAGAAAGGAACTGGATCGGGTTCATAA
- a CDS encoding TolC family protein: MKLKLTASVILVSICYLNSYSQILKLEDALYRTQSQYDKIKAKQQLVDASAQNTAFQKQQYLPDFTLSAQQSFGTINVQHGPMYAYGGLSSAATSMPLAEQNWNAAFGSLYFANINWNVFSFGRIKNQVELGSKKELTAKADLQQEVFQQQIKVSAAYLNLLASQRIKFVQEKNAERAQVFYEMTNARAKSGLIPEVDAQLAKAEWSNAKSLQIKTFDKELEWSKQLAVLINDDFKIYQLDSLYSTSLPNNLLETAENNIEKHPYLQWQQSKINESEQSIEVLKAHKKPNVSAFGVIQGRGSGFEANYAQDNSAYSANYLKGVGVDRGNYLLGLSLTWNVTSLFRFNTKIKEQQYITKSLQYTFDAQQKELKTLSYQATEQLKNAYNNFDETKIQLNAAALAHKQQTALYENGLTTLVDFTQALYSLNRAEIDYEIAQNNIWQALLLLASAQGDIQILIP; the protein is encoded by the coding sequence ATGAAATTAAAACTCACTGCATCTGTAATTTTAGTATCGATTTGCTATTTAAATAGTTATAGTCAGATATTGAAACTAGAAGATGCCCTTTATCGTACCCAAAGTCAATACGATAAAATAAAAGCAAAGCAACAGTTAGTCGATGCTTCGGCTCAAAACACAGCTTTTCAAAAGCAACAATATTTACCTGATTTTACGCTTTCTGCACAGCAAAGTTTCGGAACCATCAATGTGCAGCACGGTCCGATGTACGCTTATGGTGGACTAAGTTCTGCTGCTACATCAATGCCTTTGGCAGAACAAAATTGGAATGCCGCTTTTGGTTCTCTTTATTTCGCAAATATCAACTGGAATGTATTTTCATTCGGAAGAATCAAAAATCAGGTAGAATTGGGAAGCAAAAAAGAATTAACTGCCAAAGCTGATTTGCAACAGGAAGTTTTCCAACAGCAAATAAAAGTAAGTGCAGCTTATCTCAATTTATTAGCAAGTCAGAGAATCAAATTCGTTCAGGAAAAAAATGCAGAACGGGCACAGGTTTTTTATGAAATGACTAATGCAAGAGCTAAAAGCGGATTGATTCCTGAGGTTGATGCGCAATTGGCAAAAGCTGAATGGTCTAATGCAAAATCGTTGCAGATAAAGACTTTTGATAAAGAATTAGAATGGTCAAAACAGCTCGCTGTGTTAATTAATGATGATTTTAAAATCTATCAACTGGATAGTTTGTACAGCACATCACTTCCAAATAATTTATTAGAAACAGCAGAAAATAATATTGAAAAGCATCCGTATTTGCAATGGCAACAAAGCAAAATCAATGAAAGCGAACAAAGCATTGAAGTCTTGAAAGCTCATAAAAAACCAAATGTATCAGCTTTTGGGGTTATTCAAGGGCGTGGTTCTGGTTTTGAAGCCAATTATGCACAAGATAACTCAGCTTATTCAGCTAACTATTTAAAAGGAGTAGGAGTTGATCGAGGCAATTACTTGTTGGGTCTTTCTCTAACCTGGAATGTTACCAGTCTTTTCCGTTTTAATACAAAAATAAAAGAACAGCAATACATAACAAAATCGCTGCAATATACTTTTGATGCACAACAAAAAGAGCTGAAGACCTTGTCTTATCAAGCTACTGAACAGCTAAAAAATGCCTACAATAATTTTGATGAAACTAAAATTCAGTTGAATGCAGCAGCTTTGGCTCACAAACAGCAAACTGCTTTGTATGAAAACGGATTGACTACATTGGTTGATTTTACACAAGCTTTATACAGTCTAAACAGAGCTGAAATTGATTACGAAATTGCCCAAAATAACATTTGGCAGGCTTTGTTGTTACTGGCTTCTGCACAGGGAGATATTCAAATATTAATACCATAA
- a CDS encoding T9SS type A sorting domain-containing protein: MKKLYMSAFLVCTTAVSYAQNVVWQKDIKSSTQDFLSQVTTTVDQQYLITGSSIQSKKITSENKQNNGYDFHLIKLNQQGEEVWEKYFSGQNHDFLSATVATQEGGFLLAGTSYSGKGLDKKDASKGGSDIWLIRINEFGDELWQKTLGTAQDEEARSVIQTADFGFMVAGNIQNTANGFGSKDVTVTRLDKNGKVLSELIVGGRGLDEVEKMIPTPDGGALLGIYSRSNSTTGNKTVKSDDKENSVTTQFTAKTTENFGEGDYWVIKLSKDNKVEWEKNFGGKGDDHLRTMAFTSSGYIIGGESRSEKSGNKTVGIEEGTDVWLISLNTKGEEQWQKSYNFKNRDILMGMNVISTGDGKNSKGVLLGGYTQAEGRIEADDETFWMLYIDNDGNEQWRKHVKGESRKKEERLSDLRMNKDGSIVLAGTSAEELGKENWKIVKLGDQQIDQLIEKQNMKIYPNPVSDYCYVEIGFEFKEADIILYDMGGRQLQSLKTKNKVTKINTQNLIQGAYLIVIKTDTEKTANAKLIKK; the protein is encoded by the coding sequence ATGAAAAAGCTCTACATGAGTGCATTTCTAGTATGCACAACTGCTGTATCTTATGCTCAGAATGTGGTATGGCAGAAAGATATTAAATCCTCTACACAGGATTTTCTCTCACAAGTCACCACAACAGTGGATCAGCAATATCTTATTACAGGAAGCTCGATTCAATCTAAAAAAATCACTTCCGAAAACAAACAAAACAACGGTTACGATTTTCATCTCATAAAACTTAATCAACAAGGAGAAGAAGTCTGGGAAAAGTATTTCTCAGGACAGAATCATGACTTTTTATCGGCAACGGTTGCTACCCAAGAAGGCGGTTTTCTTCTGGCGGGAACTTCTTATTCAGGAAAAGGTTTAGATAAAAAAGATGCTTCTAAAGGAGGATCGGATATCTGGCTGATCAGAATTAACGAATTCGGGGATGAGCTGTGGCAGAAAACTTTGGGAACAGCTCAGGATGAAGAAGCAAGATCAGTGATTCAAACCGCAGACTTTGGTTTTATGGTGGCTGGAAATATTCAGAATACAGCCAACGGGTTCGGATCGAAAGATGTAACGGTAACAAGACTTGATAAAAACGGAAAAGTACTTTCAGAATTAATTGTAGGCGGAAGAGGTCTGGATGAAGTAGAAAAAATGATTCCTACACCTGACGGAGGCGCTTTATTGGGTATTTACTCGAGAAGTAATTCAACAACAGGAAATAAAACAGTAAAAAGTGATGATAAAGAAAACTCTGTTACTACACAATTTACTGCAAAAACTACAGAAAACTTTGGAGAAGGTGATTATTGGGTCATCAAACTAAGCAAAGACAACAAAGTAGAATGGGAAAAGAATTTCGGAGGTAAAGGCGATGATCATTTGAGAACCATGGCTTTTACTTCTTCGGGATATATTATTGGCGGAGAATCAAGATCTGAAAAATCAGGAAACAAAACCGTTGGCATTGAAGAAGGAACAGATGTCTGGTTGATCTCTTTAAATACAAAAGGTGAAGAACAGTGGCAGAAATCTTACAACTTTAAGAACCGAGATATTCTGATGGGAATGAATGTAATAAGCACAGGAGATGGGAAGAACTCTAAAGGAGTTTTACTCGGAGGTTACACTCAGGCTGAAGGAAGAATTGAAGCAGATGATGAGACATTCTGGATGCTTTATATCGACAATGACGGGAATGAACAGTGGCGAAAGCACGTAAAAGGTGAATCTAGAAAGAAAGAGGAAAGGCTTTCTGACCTGAGAATGAATAAAGACGGTTCAATTGTTTTGGCAGGAACAAGTGCTGAAGAATTAGGTAAAGAGAATTGGAAGATAGTAAAGCTTGGAGATCAACAGATTGACCAACTGATCGAGAAACAGAATATGAAGATCTATCCGAATCCTGTTTCAGATTATTGTTATGTCGAAATCGGATTTGAATTCAAAGAAGCAGATATTATTCTTTATGATATGGGCGGAAGACAGCTTCAGAGCTTAAAAACAAAGAATAAAGTAACTAAAATTAATACGCAGAATTTGATTCAGGGAGCGTATCTGATTGTAATAAAAACCGATACTGAAAAAACTGCGAATGCTAAATTGATTAAGAAATAA